From the genome of Cryptococcus neoformans var. neoformans B-3501A chromosome 1, whole genome shotgun sequence, one region includes:
- a CDS encoding hypothetical protein (Similar to gi|40741482|gb|EAA60672.1| hypothetical protein AN8638.2 [Aspergillus nidulans FGSC A4], FASTA scores: opt: 795, E(): 2.1e-43, (54.299% identity (80.543% similar) in 221 aa overlap (2-219:1-218)); HMMPfam hit to HHE, Domain of Unknown function, score: 68.3, E(): 2e-17), with the protein MLSSRAFSPRTIFNRAALSPLAISTRFFASPTTSSMAGNTSVADAVKHDHRELEEYYDQIIKATDADTKTRYQNLFTWELARHSVGEELVVYPALEKYVDGGKALADRDREEHQKVKEMLYKFQQLSPSDSEFEPTIKKLMSDLAEHIKEEETEDLVKLEQAVPSSESSSLAASFKRTKMFAPTRSHPSAPDKPPFETVAGLLAAPLDKLGDVFRKFPNE; encoded by the exons ATGCTCTCATCAAGAGCATTCAGCCCTAGGACTATTTTCAATCGAGCCGCCCTTTCTCCACTGGCAATTTCCACTCGCTTCTTTGCAAGCCCCACAACCAGCAGCATGGCAGGTAACACTTCTGTAGCAGACGCAGTCAAGCATGATCACcgagagcttgaagagtaTTACGACCAGATCATCAAAGCTACTGATGCAGACACGAAGACCCGGTACCAAAACCTGTTCACCTGGGAACTTGCTCGCCACTCCGTTGGAGAGGAGCTTGTCGTTTACCCTGCTCTTGAGAAGTATGTAGATGGTGGCAAGGCATTGGCCGATAGAGATAGGGAAGAACATCAGAAG GTCAAAGAGATGTTGTACAAGTTCCAGCAACTATCGCCAAGTGATAGCGAATTTGAACCCACCATCAAGAAGTTGATGTCCGATCTGGCCGAACAtatcaaggaagaagagacagaaGACCTCGTCAAGTTGGAACAAGCTGTCCCGAGCTCTGAATCGAGTAGTCTCGCCGCAAGCTTCAAGAGGACCAAGATGTTTGCCCCCACTCGGAGCCACCCCTCCGCGCCTGACAAGCCT CCTTTTGAGACCGTTGCAGGTTTGCTCGCTGCCCCTCTGGACAAACTAGGCGATGTCTTCCGAAAGTTCCCCAATGAGTGA